A single region of the Montipora capricornis isolate CH-2021 chromosome 13, ASM3666992v2, whole genome shotgun sequence genome encodes:
- the LOC138029599 gene encoding uncharacterized protein — MATFTPCFPDVERKKISVLIEPLEVRRGKRNEPVAIKSCIGWSILGGSPIVQASGCVQINLISGQDVSLNDKLEEFWKVESHGTAKNVTKPMSVEDQRALKQINDSVCKRDGHYQMDLLWKDDNPVLPYNRVLAETRLQHLQKRFGRDQELELKYRAVIEDCVAKGYARKLTQDEVGTISDTTWYLPHHPVTNPNKPGKVRVVFDAAARFGGTSLNEQLVRGPTLTKDLTGVLVRFREDEIAFSADTENLVKLLKEGGFRLTKFASNSREVLQSIQSELRASPNLDLDLDQLPTERALGVYWDAQSDTFKFKTIATCKPSTKRGVLSTVSSLFDPLGFLSPFVFSAKILLQELWRKKLPWDQEIPEPYLTQWRRWFEQLPHVITIEILRCYKTQDSDSWHTGDGSATHLC, encoded by the exons ATGGCTACATTTACACCGTGTTTTCCGGATGTGGAGAGAAAGAAGATTTCTGTGTTGATTGAACCACTTGAGGTTCGAAGAGGCAAACGTAATGAGCCAGTTGCTATTAAGTCGTGTATTGGATGGAGCATTCTTGGTGGTTCGCCAATTGTGCAAGCCTCTGGTTGTGTTCAAATTAATCTTATCAGTGGACAAGATGTTTCTTTAAATGACAAGTTGGAAGAGTTTTGGAAGGTTGAGTCGCATGGCACTGCCAAGAATGTAACTAAGCCCATGTCGGTAGAAGACCAACGAGCACTAAAGCAGATCAATGACTCAGTCTGCAAACGAGACGGCCATTACCAGATGGATCTCTTGTGGAAGGATGATAACCCTGTGCTACCCTACAACCGAGTACTCGCTGAAACAAGATTGCAGCATTTACAGAAACGCTTCGGTCGTGATCAAGAACTGGAACTGAAGTACAGAGCTGTGATTGAAGACTGCGTAGCCAAGGGTTATGCAAGGAAGCTCACCCAGGATGAAGTAGGCACCATCAGCGACACCACTTGGTACCTTCCCCACCACCCAGTAACGAATCCAAACAAGCCTGGCAAAGTGAGAGTGGTATTTGACGCAGCCGCAAGATTTGGTGGTACTTCTTTGAATGAGCAACTTGTGCGAGGGCCCACTCTGACAAAAGACTTAACAGGCGTGTTAGTCCGGTTTCGAGAAGACGAGATTGCCTTTTCTGCCGACACCGAGA ACTTAGTCAAGTTATTGAAGGAAGGTGGCTTTCGTCTCACAAAGTTTGCGAGTAACAGTCGTGAAGTGTTACAATCAATTCAGTCCGAGTTGAGAGCAAGTCCCAATCTGGACCTAGATCTGGATCAGCTACCAACGGAACGAGCATTGGGTGTGTACTGGGATGCGCAATCCGATACTTTCAAGTTCAAAACCATAGCAACGTGTAAGCCGTCTACCAAGCGGGGAGTACTTTCAACGGTGAGCTCTCTGTTTGATCCATTGGGGTTCCTCTCTCCCTTCGTGTTCTCAGCCAAGATCCTGTTGCAAGAACTCTGGAGAAAGAAGCTCCCATGGGACCAAGAAATCCCAGAACCGTACCTTACGCAGTGGCGAAGGTGGTTTGAGCAGTTACCGCACGTCATCACAATCGAGATTCTAAGGTGTTACAAGACTCAGGACTCAGACTCTTGGCACACGGGTGACGGTTCAGCTACACACCTTTGCTGA